The genome window GCCGTCAGCGGCGTGAGCTTCGACGTGGCCACCGGCGAGACGCTGGGGCTCGTCGGCGAGTCGGGTTGCGGCAAGTCCTCGACGGCTCGCGCCATTCTGCAACTTCCCCGCCCCACGTCGGGCAGCGTCGTCTTCGACGGGGCGGAACTCACGACGTTGCGGGGTGAGGATCTCCGCCGGGTACGCACCGGCCTGCAGATGATCTTCCAGGATCCGATCGCCTCGCTGAACCCGCGCCGCCGCGTCGCCGACATCGTGCGGGAGGGCCTGGACATCTGGCCCGAGGCCTCCGAGCAGGCCGCCGAGCGGGTGCGCACCGCCCTGTCCGACGTCGGCATGGACTTCGAGGAGGCCGGCAACCGCCGCCCGCACGAGTTCTCCGGCGGGCAGTGCCAGCGGATCTGCATCGCCCGGGCGCTGGCGCTGGAGCCCCGCGTGCTGATCTGCGACGAGCCGGTGTCTGCCCTCGACGTGTCGATCCAGGCGCAGATCCTGAATCTCCTGGAGGACCTGAAGGAGTTGTACGGCCTGACGATGCTGTTCATCGCCCACGATCTGGCCGTGGTGAAGAGCATCAGCGACCGGGTCTGCGTGATGTACCTGGGCCGGATCTGCGAGATCGGCCCGACCGACGCCATCTTCGACCGCCCTGCCCATCCCTACACGGAGGCTCTGCTGGCGTCGATACCGCAGTTGGATTCCGCAGCGGCCGAGGGGGGCGCGCTGCGCGGCGACCCCCCGTCTCCCTTCGAGGCGCCCTCGGGTTGCCGCTTCCGCACCCGCTGCGACCGGGCCACCGACCTCTGCGCCGAGCAGGTTCCCGAGCTGCGCCGGGCACCGTCGGGACAGTTCGTGGCCTGCCATTTCCCGCTGACCGGCGAACCGGCCCCCGCGGACCACCCGGCTGACGACGACGCAGCCGTCGGACACTCCATCACCCCCGCTTCCCCATAGCCGACAACGGAATGAAGATTCGGCGGATGGGCGAGCGCGAGTTCATCGCGCTCATGGCCGCACTCACCGCCAGCACCGCCCTGGGCGTTGACGTGATGCTGCCCGCACTCGGCGAGATCCGCGATGCCTTCGGGCTGCCGGCGGACTCCACGACCCTCTCCTGGACGGTGAGCCTCTACCTGCTGGGCTTGGGCTTCGCCCAACTCGTGTTCGGACCTCTCGCCGACCGGTTCGGCCGCAAGCCGACGCTGTATGCCGGGCTGGCCCTGTACGTGGCGGGAGCGGCCGGTGCCGCCCTGGCGCCCTCGCTGGGGTTCCTGCTGGCGAGCCGCCTCGTCTGGGGCTTCGGCGCCGCCTCCCCGCGGGTCATGGCTCTGACGATCACCCGTGACCGGTATGTGGGCGACCGCATGGCACGGGTGATGTCGCTGATCATCGCAGTGTTCCTGATCGCCCCGATCCTCGGGCCGGCGATGGGAGAGTTGCTGCTGCTGAGCGGGACGTGGCGGTGGGTGTTCGGCTTCTCCGTCGTGACTGCGGTGACGCTGAGCCTCTGGCTGTTCCGCCTCGACGAGACTCTCGACCCCGCCCACCGGCTGCCCCTCGACCTCGAGCGCCTCCGGGGGGCTTTCCGTACCATCGTCGGGACCCGCGTCACGCTGGGCTACGGCTTGGCCCTCACGTTCGAGTTGAGCGCGTTCACGGCCTTCCTGGCCAGTTTCGAGTTGCTACTCGACGACGTGTACGACCGCAGCGGGCAGTTCGCCCTGCTGTTCGGCGCCAGCGCGGCCGTCATGGCGATGACCGCGCTGGGCGGCGCCCGCACCATCGCCGCCGTGGGCTCGCAGACAGTGTTGCGGATGGCGATCGTCGCCCATGCGGTCGGGGGGTCGGCGCTGGTGGCAATCTCCCTGGCCGGAGGAGGCGCCCCATCGTTCTGGCTCTGGTACGTCGTGCTGACCGGATTGAACGCTCTCCACGTCGTGATCACTCCCATCTGCAACTCCCTGGCCATGGCCCCAATGGGCGAGATCGCCGGGACCGCCTCGGCGGTCATCGGTGCCGTCTCCCTCGTCGTCGCCTCCCTGCTCTCGTCGATCACCAACAACCTCATCGCGGGATCGGTGACGCCACTGTCGTTGGGGTATCTCTGCTACGGAGCGCTCGCCGGTGCGTGCATCTTCTGGGCCGGCCGGCAGGTCGCGCCGGCGCACCGAGCCGGTTAGCGTGCGCGCATGGATTTCTCGGGCAGGTCCGTCATCGTTACCGGGGCGAGCCGCGGCATCGGTGCCGCCATCGCCACCGAGTTGGGACGCAGGGGCGCCAACGTGGTTTGCGCCGCCCGTGCCAGCGCCGCCAACCCGCTGCGGCTGCCCGGCACGGTCGACGAGACGGCCCGGGCGGTCGACGAGGCCGGCGGTGTGGGGCTGGCGGTGCCGTGCGACCTGAGCAGCGACGACGACATCGAGCGCCTCATCACCGTCACCACCGAACGCTTCGGACGGTTGGACATGCTGGTCAACAACGCCGCAGTCAGCTTCGGCGGCGACCTGGACATCCCGCTGCGACGCTTCGAGGTGCTCATGCGGATCAACGTGCGGGCGCCGCTGCTTGCCACCCGCCTGGCCCGCCCGTACCTGGCGGCTGCGCCCGGCGGCGGGCGCATCCTCAACGTGGGCTCGGTGACGGCCACCGGGTACTTCCCCACCATGCTCACCTACGGCATGTCCAAGGCGGCGCTCGAGCACCTCACCGTCACCTCCGCGGCGGTGCTGGCACCCGACGGCATCGCCGTCAACTGCTACCGGATCGACGTCCAGGTGGCCTCGGAGGGGTACGTCATGAACGCGCCCGACGCCGACCACTCGACCTGGGCCGAGGTCGCCACCGCTGCCGACGGGGCGGTCTGGATGCTGTCGCAGCCCACCGACTGGACGGGACGGGTCGTGCCGATGCTGGCGCTGGCCGACGTGGTGCCCTCCATCGCCCGCCTGGGCCAGGATCCGTTCACCCCCACCGGGCGCTGGACGATGGCGGGGGCTCTCGGGGAGGCGCTCGACCCCTGAGCCGGCCCGGGGACCGCTAGTCCGCCGGCACCACCACCGGCACGATCATGGGGCGGCGCTGGGAGCGGTTGGCCACGAGGGTTCCGGCGGTGCGGCGCACCACGCGACGCACCTCCGCGGCGGCGGCGTCCGGCTCGGCGCGCAGGAAGTCCCCCACCGTCTCGGCCAGCTCGCCCTCCATCTCCACCTCCAAGGGGTCGGCGTCGGCTTCGTCGAGCCAGCCCCGGCTGGTGACCCGCGGCGCGCCGAGGAGGGCAGCCGCCTCGAAGTCCACCACCACCGTGGCGACCACGACACCCTGGTTGCCCAGAATGCGCCGCTCCCCCAGCACGCCGCGGTCGGGCCCGCTGAACGGCCCGTGCACCAGCACGTGGTCGCCTGCGCTCACGCCGGCCTCCACCCGCAGGCCGGCGTCGCTGAGGACCAACTGGTCGCCGTCGAGCGCCACGAGCACCCGCTCGGCGGGCATGCCCAGCCGGCGCGCCAGGGCGGCGTGCGCCCGCAGGTGGCGCAGCTCGCCGTGCACGGGGACGAACCACTCCGGCGACGCCGCCTGGTGCAGCGCCGCCAGCTCGTCCTGGCGACCGTGGCCGGAGGTGTGGATCTCGATCTCCCCGGAGTGCACCACCCGGGCCCCGCGCTCGATGAGGTCGTTGATCATGCGGCTGACCCGGACCTCGTTGCCCGGGATGGGGTTGGAACTCAACACGACGGTGTCGGCGGGTCCGATCCGGATCCAGCGGCTGTCGCCGGCGGCTGCCGACGCCAGCGAGGAGCGCTCCTCGGCCTGCGACCCCGTGGAGATGACGCACAACTCGCCGGATGCCATGCCGGCGGTCTCGGCGATGTCCACGAAGGCGCTGTCGGGTCCCCGCAGCAGCCCCAACTCCCGGCCCAACGCCACGTTCTTCTTCATCGACAGCCCCAACGTGGCCACGCGCCGGCCGTCGGCAATCGCGGCGCTGACGATCTGCTGCACGCGGTGCAGGTGGCTGGAGAAGCACGCCGTCAGGATGCGGCGCCCTGCGTTGGCGGCGAAGACTCCCGCCAGCACCGGGCCGATGTCGCTCTCGGAGCGTGAACTGCCGGGCTGCTCGGCGTTGGTGGAGTCGGCCAGCAGCAGGCGCACCCCCGGGTCCTGGGAGATGGCGCCGATGCGGGCGAGGTCGGTGCGACGCCCGTCGACGGGGAAGAAGTCCAGCTTGAAGTCACAGGAGTGCAGCAGCACCCCCTGCGGCGTGCCGATGGCGGTGATCACGCCCCCGGGCACCGAGTGGGTGACCGGCACGAACTCGCAGTCGAACGGCCCGATTCGCCGCCTCTCCCCGTCGGCGACGGGGATCAGGCGCGCCCGGTCGCCGTAGCCGGCCTCGACGATCCGCCGGCGGGCCAGCCCCAGGGTGAAGGGCGTGCCGTAGACGTCGCAGGACAGCCGGTCGAACAGGTGGCTCAGCGCCCCCACGTGGTCCTCGTGGCCGTGGGTGGCGATGCAGCCCACGATCCGCTCGGACCGCTCGAACACGTAGGAGAGATCGGGCAGGACCGAGTCCACACCGGGCCGATCCTCGCCCGCGAACATCTGCCCGCAGTCCAGCAGCAGCAGGGCTTCGCCGGTTTCGATGGCCGCGCAGTTGCGGCCGATGTCGCCCAGGCCGCCGAGGAAGGTGACCCGTACCTCTTCAGCCAAAGCCGAGTTCCCGGCCCAGGCGAGTGGTCGCCAGCGTGGCCCTGGCGTCGTCGGCCAGGCCCGCCGGCTCGGCAGCCATCGGGGGACGGCACGGTCCGGCCGGGCGGCCCAGCACCCGCAGGAGCGCCTTGGTGGGGATGGGGTTGGGAGCGGCGAGACCGGTCTCGTAGTCGAACGACGGGCCCATCGAAGCGTTGATCTCCCGGGCGGCTGCGGTGTCGCCGCGCTCCCACGCCGCGAACATGTCCAGGTGCTCGGCTGCGGTCCAGTGCGTGGCCACGCCGATCACACCGACCGCCCCGACCGCCAGCAACGGCAGGGTGAGGGCGTCGTCGCCGCTGTAGACCTCGAAACCCTCCGGGGCCGCGGCGATGAGACGCCCGGTCTCGGCGGGGTCGCCGGCGGCGTCCTTGATGCCGGCCATGTTCTCGGTGTCGTGCGCCAGCGACAGCAGCGTGGCGGTGTCCACCTTGCGGCCGGTGCGCACGGGGATGTCGTAGATGATCACAGGCAGGTGGGTGGATTCGATGATGGTCCGGAAGTGGTCGTACAGGCCGGCCTGCGGAGGGCGGTTGTAGTACGGGGCGACCGACAGGATGCCGGCGGCGCCCACCGCGGTGGCCCGCTCGGTCAACTCGACGGCGGCGGCCGTGTCGTTGCTGCCGGCGCCGGCCAGGACCGGCACGTCGACGGCGTCGGTGACCGCCGCGATCAGGTCGATCTGCTCGTCGTGGCTGAGGGTGGGCGACTCGCCGGTGGTGCCCGCCACGACCAGCCCCTCGTTGCCGCAGGCCACCAACCAGCGAGCCAGCTCGGCGGCGCCGTCGAGATCCAGGTCGCCGGCGTCGCTGAACGGGGTGACCATGGCGCAGATGACGCGACCGAAGCGCGGCGAGGGATGGCCGTGGTGTGCCATGGCGCCGAGGCTACCTGTCGCCGGCGGCAGGTGCGTTCGGGGCCGCGAGGCTCAGCGGAAGTCCCGGGAGGCCGGAGCCCGGCTGACCGGGAGCGCTTCGAGCCTCTCGGCGACGACGTTCAGCACCCCCTCGGAGTGCTCGAGGCGTCCCCGGATAAGCATCGCCGGGGCTCCGGTGGCCACCTTGCGGTGGTGCTGCCAGCAGCCCCGGGAAACGACCACGTTGATCAGCCCGGTCTCGTCCTCGAGGCTCAGGAAGGTGACGCCCCCGGCCGTGGCGGGACGCTGGCGATGCGTCACCACTCCCCCCACGAGCACCCGCTCGCCGTCGCCGCGGCTCCTCAGGTCCGCCGCCGTCACCACGCCGGCGTCGGCGAGCCGGTCCCGGATGAAGCGGGTGGGGTGGCCGTCGGGCGCCACGCCGGTGGCCCAGAGATCGGCCCGGGCAACCTCCGCCGGTGACATCGCCGGCAGCGGGGGCGCCTCGGTGCCGCCGACGACCCCGGGCAACTGGTCGGCCGTCTCCTGGGCCAAGGCCCCCGCCGTCCACAACCCCGAGCGGCGATCGATGCCGAAGCAGCCGAAGGTCCCCGAGATCGCGAGCCCCTCCAGCGCTGCGGCCGAGATGGTCGGCACCCGGCGGCGCAGGTCCGCCACCGAGTCATAGGGCCGGCCAGCGTCGATCTCCGCGGCCAGCTCCTCGCCGACCCCCCGCACATAGTCGAGACCCAGCCGCACCGCCCAGCCGCCGGTGGAGTCCTCCTCCCGCTCCAGGCCGGCGGTCGCCGCCGAGGCGTTGAGATCGGGGGTGCGCACCACGACCCCGTGGCGGCGGGCGTCGCCGACCAGGGTGTGGGGCGACCAGAACCCCATGGGCTGTGCCCGCAGCAGGGCGGCGCAGAAGGCCGCCGGGTAGTGGTACTTGATCCACGACGAGGCGTAGACGAGGTACGAGAACGACACGGCGTGGCTCTCGGGGAAGCCGTAGTTGGCGAAGGCGTCCAGCTTCCGCCAGATCTGCTCGCCGACCTCGTCGTCGATGCCATTGGCCGCCATGCCCTCGAAGAACCGGCCCTTCAGTTGCTCCAGACGCTGGTGGCTGCGCTTCGAGCCGATCGCCTGGCGGAGCCGGTCGGCCTCGGCTGCGCTGAAGCCCGCCACGTCGATGGCGATCTGCATGAGCTGCTCTTGGAAGAGCGGCACCCCGAGGGTCTTGGCGAGCGCCCCCTCCAGCAGCGGATGCGGGTAGGTGACCGCCTCGGCGCCGTTGCGGCGCCGGATGTAGGGGTGGACCGAGCCGCCCTGGATGGGGCCGGGCCGGATGAGGGCCACCTCGACGACGAGGTCGTAGAAGCAGCGGGGCTTCAACCGGGGCAGCGTGGCCATCTGGGCGCGCGACTCCACCTGAAACACACCGATGGTGTCGGCGGCGCAGAGCATCTCGTAGACCTCGGGCTCCTGGGGCAGGGCGGCGAGATCGACCTCGATGCCATCGGAAGCGGCGACGAGGTCGATGGCGTACCGCAGCGCCGACAGCATCCCGAGCCCCAGCAGGTCGAATTTCACCAGCCCCACCGCGGCGCAGTCGTCCTTGTCCCACTGCAGGACGCTGCGGTCCTGCTTGCGCGCCCACTCCACGGGACACACCTCGATGACGGGCCGGTCACAGATCACCATTCCGCCGGAGTGGATCCCCAGATGGCGGGGGAAGTGCTCGATCTCGGTGGCCAGTTCGAGCACCGGCGCGGGGACGGGGCTCTCGGGATCAGCCGCCTCGGCGGCGAGACCTCGCCGATGGTCGATCAGCTTGGAGAGGGAATCCTGGTGCCCTGCCCCGTGGCCCAGGGCCCGGGCCGCATCACGGACCGCCGAGCGAGGACGGTAGGTGATGACGTTGGCCACCTGGGCGCAGTTGTGGCGCCCGTAGCGGTCGTAGACGTACTGGATGACCTCCTCGCGGCGGTCGCTCTCGATGTCGATGTCGATGTCGGGCGGCTCGTCGCGCTCGGAGGACAGGAACCGCTCGAACAGCAGGTCCAGCGAGACGGCGTCCACGTTGGTGATGCCGAGGGCGTAACACACCGCCGAGTTGGCGGCCGAGCCGCGCCCCTGGCAGAGGATCCCGGACCGCCGGCAGAACTCCACGATGTCCCACACCACCAGGAAGTAGCCGGGGAACCCGAGCGCCTCGATGACATCGAGTTCCCGGTCGAGTTGCGCCCAGGCGCCCCCCACCCGCTCGGCGGTGCGCGCCCCGTAGTGGCGTGCGCCCCCCTCGGCGACCAGACGGCGCAGGTAGACCATCTCGTCGAGGCCCTCGGGGCAGGGATAGGGCGGCAGATCGGGGGCGACGAGCTGCAGATCGAAGGCACACTGGCGCCCCAGTTCCGCGGCCGTCTCGACGGCTCCCGGCCAGCGGGCGAAGCGTGCCGCCTGCTCGGCGCCGGAGCGCAGATGCCGACCGGCCGGGGGGAGCCAGCCGTCGATCTCGTCGAGGCTGCGACGGGCCCGCAGCGCGGCCAGCGCGGCGGCGAGCCGCTGCCGGTCCACCGAGTGGTGGTGCACGTTGCCGGTGGCGACGAGGGAGAGGTTGGCCCTGGCGGCCAGAGCGGCAAGAGCGTCGTTGCGCACCGAATCGCCGGGCAGACCGTGATCCCACAGCTCGACGGCCACGTTGTCCGGACCGAAGTCTGCGGTGAGCCGATCCAGTGCCCGGCGGGCTGCGGGCATGCCCCCGTCCGCCAGGGCCCGCGGCACCGACCCCTTGCGGCAGCCGGTGAGGATCAGCCAGTGGTCGCCGGTGCCCGCTCCGCCGAGGGTGACGAGGCGCTGGTAGTCGATCCGGGGCGCATTCTTGGCCCCTGCCAGCTGGCCCTCGCTGATGGCTCGCGCCAGCAGCGCGTAGCCGCGGGGATCGCGGGCCAGCACCAGCAGGTGGACGCCGTCGGGGTCGGGCACCCCGGCGCGCTCGGGATCCTTCCGGCGGCGCCGTGCCGGAGAGGCCGCCTGCGAGGAGGCCCCCTGCGACCGGAGCGCCTGCGGGATGGCCGCCTGCGAAGGGGGTGCCTCCAGGGCCAGCGTGAGTTCGGCGCCGAAGACCGTCGGGAGCCCGAGCGCTCCGGCCGCCTCGGCGAAACGGACGATGCCGTAGAAGCCGTTGTGATCGCAGATGGCGAGTGCCTCGAGCCCGAGCCGGACCGCCTCGGCGGCTAGTTCCTCGGGGTGGGAGGCCCCGTCGAGGAAGGAGAAGTTGGAGTGGCAGTGCAGTTCCGCGTAGCGGACCGGGCCCCGGCATCGCTGGAGATCGGCCGGCGGCAGGTACGCCCGCCGCTTGCGTGACCATGCCGGGCTGTCGTTCCCGTCGCCCGCCCAAGTGTCGGCGGGGCGGCCGGCGGGTGTCCGGTCCGAGAAGGGCCGGTCCGAGAGTAGGCGCTCGATGCCGCTCCAGGGCACACGGGGATTGTTCCAATCCATCCCTGTACCGTATACGAATACATGTTCGTATACCAAGCGGGTGCAGCGCCGCTGGCGACATCGGGTGACGACGTGGCCACGGGCGGCGGTCACAAGCAGAGACGTGGCCACGGGCGACGACCGCGCGCACCGGCCTGCGGTCACCGTGGCTGCTGTGCCGGGGCGATGGCGGATCCGGTCCGCCGCCGGGCCGGTCAGTCCCACACGGCGGTCACCCCCCAGTGACCCCGCTCGAGGGTCACGAGGCAGGCCGAACCGTCGCCGGTGAGGATCTGGAGGCGGGCACGGCGGCGATGCCGGGCGCCGTCCCACCAACGCTCGTTGCTGGGCCAGGGACCGGCCCAGGCGACCACCGCCGTCGGAGTCCGGCCGTCGATCACCAGCCGGGACGGCGCCGCCGAGAGCGATCCCCGACCGGTGACCCGCACCGGGGCATCCGCCGCATCGTGGAGTTCGGCGGCCCACGGGACCGGCAGCAGGCGCGCCGGCGACGGGGCCGGCAGCCGGCCGGGCCAGGGGCGGTCGTCATCGGCGAGCCGGCGGTCACGGAGATCGACGGTGACCGCCGGCACCAGGGCGAATTGCTCGTCAGGGTGACGGCCGCCGCGCCGGTCCGGAACCCGGACCGCTTCGGGGCCGAGGCGACCGCAGAGGTGGGCGGCGACCCGGACCGCCCGCTCATCGGCCTCGGCCTCGCCGCCCCAGAAACCCATCTGGCGACTCCGGGCCGGGGTGACCTCGTCGCCGGTGAGCGCCAGCCGGACGATCCCGCCGCCCTGCCGGGAGCCACCGGAAACAGCCGGGCCGTCGGAGCCGGTGGGGCGACTGTCGGAGCCGAGCCGGGAACCGTCGAGGAACCAGCGCACCCGGTCGGCGATGTCGGTCGCCGACAGGCCCCCTTCGTGACGCCAGAGCCGCACGAGGCTCTCACCCTCACTGGTCTCGACCTCGACGGCGATCCGCACACACGACATCCCCGCCTTCTCGAGGCGCCGCCGCAGTTGCCCGGCCAGGGCGCGGGCGCAGAAGGCCAGTTGGTCCAGGCGGTCGGCGGGCGGGTCGAACTCGGTGCTCACCGACCAGTCGGGGGGAGGCGCCCGGAGGGCGAGAGGCCGCTCGTCGCTCCCGGCGGCAAGGCACTGGGCATGCCGGCCCTCGGTGCCGAAGCGGGCCAGGACGTCAGCCGCAGGCAGGCCGGCGAAGGCACCGAGGGTGCCGATGCCCAGGCGGACCAGCACGTCGGTCAGTTGGGGGTTGCCCAGCAGCCGCACCGGCAGGGGTGCCAGGAACGCGGCGCTCCCTGCCAGCTCGACGATGCAGGTCGGATCCGCCACTTCCGCGGCCACCGCCGCGGTGAAGGGACCGTCGGCGATGCCGACCCGCACCTCGGCGCGCCCCCCGAGGGCCTGCGTCACCCTTTCGAGGACCTTCCCGGCGAGGATCCCGTCACCGCCGAAATAGCGGGACGGCCCCCGGGCGGCGAAGGAACACATACCGGGGCACGACACCTCCAGGGCCGGGGTGACGTCGTCGAGGGCCGCGACGACCGGCTCGAAGGCGCGGGCCTCGGCGTCGAGGTCGCGCTCGCGCACCACCAGATCGACGCACCGGGCCGCCGCGGTCCGCAACCGGAGCCCCGGGACCACACCGCGGCTGCGAGCCTCCACCGAGGCCGCCACGACGCGGCCCGCCGCCACCACCACCATCGGCTCGGTGAGCGGGTATCCGAGAGCCACCACCGGCCAGTGGGCACAGCGGGCGACGAGTGTGCGGACCGGGGCGGTCACGCGACGATCGCCGAGGCTCCGGCGTCCGGATGCCCCGGGTCGGCCGGGTGCAGACCGGTGGAGTGCAACGGGACGGCGGTATCCGCCGCGGCGGGCTCCCACAGGGCCGGCGAACCGTCAGGATCGATCATGCAACCACCGCCGATCCCCCGACACCCGAATACCCCAGGTCGGCCGGCCCCTCATCGGCGGACCGCAGTGGGGCGGTCGCATCCCTCGCAACAGGGCCCAGCAGGACCGGCGCACCGTCCGGGCCCGGCAGCAGCAGGTCGACCGAACGTGGCCGGCCCGCCGCGCCACGACCCTGAACCTGCACCGATACGTGACGGGAACGCAGCAGACCCCAGCCGTCCTCCAGGCCGCACCAGCGCGACGACATGACCTGCAGGCGCACGTCCGCGTTGGGCGGCCCGCCAACCCTCCTACCCGGCGATCTCGCCCCGCCCGTCCACACGTCTGCGCCATGTCCCCTGCCCTCAGCGAGGCGGATCAGCACCGATCCCCGCTCCCGCAGCCGGGCCGCCAGCCGGCGGTGATCGGCCGCTCCGAGCCTGGTCTCCGAGCCC of bacterium contains these proteins:
- a CDS encoding ATP-binding cassette domain-containing protein codes for the protein MAGVGTDHLRPPADVLLQVTELEVDFPAGRGHRVHAVSGVSFDVATGETLGLVGESGCGKSSTARAILQLPRPTSGSVVFDGAELTTLRGEDLRRVRTGLQMIFQDPIASLNPRRRVADIVREGLDIWPEASEQAAERVRTALSDVGMDFEEAGNRRPHEFSGGQCQRICIARALALEPRVLICDEPVSALDVSIQAQILNLLEDLKELYGLTMLFIAHDLAVVKSISDRVCVMYLGRICEIGPTDAIFDRPAHPYTEALLASIPQLDSAAAEGGALRGDPPSPFEAPSGCRFRTRCDRATDLCAEQVPELRRAPSGQFVACHFPLTGEPAPADHPADDDAAVGHSITPASP
- a CDS encoding MFS transporter; translated protein: MGEREFIALMAALTASTALGVDVMLPALGEIRDAFGLPADSTTLSWTVSLYLLGLGFAQLVFGPLADRFGRKPTLYAGLALYVAGAAGAALAPSLGFLLASRLVWGFGAASPRVMALTITRDRYVGDRMARVMSLIIAVFLIAPILGPAMGELLLLSGTWRWVFGFSVVTAVTLSLWLFRLDETLDPAHRLPLDLERLRGAFRTIVGTRVTLGYGLALTFELSAFTAFLASFELLLDDVYDRSGQFALLFGASAAVMAMTALGGARTIAAVGSQTVLRMAIVAHAVGGSALVAISLAGGGAPSFWLWYVVLTGLNALHVVITPICNSLAMAPMGEIAGTASAVIGAVSLVVASLLSSITNNLIAGSVTPLSLGYLCYGALAGACIFWAGRQVAPAHRAG
- a CDS encoding SDR family NAD(P)-dependent oxidoreductase, which translates into the protein MDFSGRSVIVTGASRGIGAAIATELGRRGANVVCAARASAANPLRLPGTVDETARAVDEAGGVGLAVPCDLSSDDDIERLITVTTERFGRLDMLVNNAAVSFGGDLDIPLRRFEVLMRINVRAPLLATRLARPYLAAAPGGGRILNVGSVTATGYFPTMLTYGMSKAALEHLTVTSAAVLAPDGIAVNCYRIDVQVASEGYVMNAPDADHSTWAEVATAADGAVWMLSQPTDWTGRVVPMLALADVVPSIARLGQDPFTPTGRWTMAGALGEALDP
- a CDS encoding ribonuclease J, translating into MAEEVRVTFLGGLGDIGRNCAAIETGEALLLLDCGQMFAGEDRPGVDSVLPDLSYVFERSERIVGCIATHGHEDHVGALSHLFDRLSCDVYGTPFTLGLARRRIVEAGYGDRARLIPVADGERRRIGPFDCEFVPVTHSVPGGVITAIGTPQGVLLHSCDFKLDFFPVDGRRTDLARIGAISQDPGVRLLLADSTNAEQPGSSRSESDIGPVLAGVFAANAGRRILTACFSSHLHRVQQIVSAAIADGRRVATLGLSMKKNVALGRELGLLRGPDSAFVDIAETAGMASGELCVISTGSQAEERSSLASAAAGDSRWIRIGPADTVVLSSNPIPGNEVRVSRMINDLIERGARVVHSGEIEIHTSGHGRQDELAALHQAASPEWFVPVHGELRHLRAHAALARRLGMPAERVLVALDGDQLVLSDAGLRVEAGVSAGDHVLVHGPFSGPDRGVLGERRILGNQGVVVATVVVDFEAAALLGAPRVTSRGWLDEADADPLEVEMEGELAETVGDFLRAEPDAAAAEVRRVVRRTAGTLVANRSQRRPMIVPVVVPAD
- the dapA gene encoding 4-hydroxy-tetrahydrodipicolinate synthase codes for the protein MAHHGHPSPRFGRVICAMVTPFSDAGDLDLDGAAELARWLVACGNEGLVVAGTTGESPTLSHDEQIDLIAAVTDAVDVPVLAGAGSNDTAAAVELTERATAVGAAGILSVAPYYNRPPQAGLYDHFRTIIESTHLPVIIYDIPVRTGRKVDTATLLSLAHDTENMAGIKDAAGDPAETGRLIAAAPEGFEVYSGDDALTLPLLAVGAVGVIGVATHWTAAEHLDMFAAWERGDTAAAREINASMGPSFDYETGLAAPNPIPTKALLRVLGRPAGPCRPPMAAEPAGLADDARATLATTRLGRELGFG
- a CDS encoding error-prone DNA polymerase, producing MDWNNPRVPWSGIERLLSDRPFSDRTPAGRPADTWAGDGNDSPAWSRKRRAYLPPADLQRCRGPVRYAELHCHSNFSFLDGASHPEELAAEAVRLGLEALAICDHNGFYGIVRFAEAAGALGLPTVFGAELTLALEAPPSQAAIPQALRSQGASSQAASPARRRRKDPERAGVPDPDGVHLLVLARDPRGYALLARAISEGQLAGAKNAPRIDYQRLVTLGGAGTGDHWLILTGCRKGSVPRALADGGMPAARRALDRLTADFGPDNVAVELWDHGLPGDSVRNDALAALAARANLSLVATGNVHHHSVDRQRLAAALAALRARRSLDEIDGWLPPAGRHLRSGAEQAARFARWPGAVETAAELGRQCAFDLQLVAPDLPPYPCPEGLDEMVYLRRLVAEGGARHYGARTAERVGGAWAQLDRELDVIEALGFPGYFLVVWDIVEFCRRSGILCQGRGSAANSAVCYALGITNVDAVSLDLLFERFLSSERDEPPDIDIDIESDRREEVIQYVYDRYGRHNCAQVANVITYRPRSAVRDAARALGHGAGHQDSLSKLIDHRRGLAAEAADPESPVPAPVLELATEIEHFPRHLGIHSGGMVICDRPVIEVCPVEWARKQDRSVLQWDKDDCAAVGLVKFDLLGLGMLSALRYAIDLVAASDGIEVDLAALPQEPEVYEMLCAADTIGVFQVESRAQMATLPRLKPRCFYDLVVEVALIRPGPIQGGSVHPYIRRRNGAEAVTYPHPLLEGALAKTLGVPLFQEQLMQIAIDVAGFSAAEADRLRQAIGSKRSHQRLEQLKGRFFEGMAANGIDDEVGEQIWRKLDAFANYGFPESHAVSFSYLVYASSWIKYHYPAAFCAALLRAQPMGFWSPHTLVGDARRHGVVVRTPDLNASAATAGLEREEDSTGGWAVRLGLDYVRGVGEELAAEIDAGRPYDSVADLRRRVPTISAAALEGLAISGTFGCFGIDRRSGLWTAGALAQETADQLPGVVGGTEAPPLPAMSPAEVARADLWATGVAPDGHPTRFIRDRLADAGVVTAADLRSRGDGERVLVGGVVTHRQRPATAGGVTFLSLEDETGLINVVVSRGCWQHHRKVATGAPAMLIRGRLEHSEGVLNVVAERLEALPVSRAPASRDFR
- a CDS encoding DNA polymerase Y family protein, with translation MTAPVRTLVARCAHWPVVALGYPLTEPMVVVAAGRVVAASVEARSRGVVPGLRLRTAAARCVDLVVRERDLDAEARAFEPVVAALDDVTPALEVSCPGMCSFAARGPSRYFGGDGILAGKVLERVTQALGGRAEVRVGIADGPFTAAVAAEVADPTCIVELAGSAAFLAPLPVRLLGNPQLTDVLVRLGIGTLGAFAGLPAADVLARFGTEGRHAQCLAAGSDERPLALRAPPPDWSVSTEFDPPADRLDQLAFCARALAGQLRRRLEKAGMSCVRIAVEVETSEGESLVRLWRHEGGLSATDIADRVRWFLDGSRLGSDSRPTGSDGPAVSGGSRQGGGIVRLALTGDEVTPARSRQMGFWGGEAEADERAVRVAAHLCGRLGPEAVRVPDRRGGRHPDEQFALVPAVTVDLRDRRLADDDRPWPGRLPAPSPARLLPVPWAAELHDAADAPVRVTGRGSLSAAPSRLVIDGRTPTAVVAWAGPWPSNERWWDGARHRRRARLQILTGDGSACLVTLERGHWGVTAVWD